From a region of the Aeoliella mucimassa genome:
- a CDS encoding outer membrane protein assembly factor BamB family protein, whose translation MVAINGVPVTVIAQVVPAQDAGDEVAEEPEEASDLHSLYYSAHLPTNRRLSQDLRQAKQLIDAGRYSEALPLIDRVLEAEEDNFELASSRGADDVVQGLKQYVQKLLSELPPAGVAALELDQGVKARRELDAAVSAGEIAELARIARRYPMTEAAVEARLMLAQMNLDKGHYDTAAGVYEQLLGWSKAAQRYSPLIAARLAWCNAAMGNTQGLNRSIERLRAMKSPSERAELARLLGTDNTENWLTELKTYAAQPSRLPMPAGWLVDGRSASRNPLVNVSPVPHLWPAWEARTVKETNVAERLQSRVDWQHRHGAAWGLVSSPVAVGNHVVIRTPTNLVAIDWQTGRRVWETRPDSVEDDKNTIQLQYQSNNNQSIVALDATDQRLWLDSVYGAISSDGQRVYAIRNLESINMRSANRYRVQGLFRTGQEFEEPGNTLTAFDLRTEGKRVWEINGENNKELTGCFFLGPPLAEGDSLFVIAEFVNSIHLIQLNARTGELEWKQPLANLERSVLLDVGRRLAGATPTLAGGLVLCPTGAGSVVAVDPIDRSLRWVFRFEVDESVANRNNLRQTFGVYQPRLTTGWQRNRVLVTDGSVLITAPECEDLYCLDLYTGEKQWSLERGSLTQLVGVADETVVLAGGTQFSLVELESGKPASGESDIKLPEEVAIAGTALLSKGEVVAPLSNSQVVVIDLSKREIAYTLDLRECDAIGNLAYHRGSILSQSATTLTKFDRLELLEEQLAAAEADNQVTAESLRIGGELAWANDELDQAIQLLQESYRMTPNDPLIRHRLTSALVEAMRADYTRFGSYTQLLEELSTDTRQRLELYRFSTDGALAAGDATAAFAFLREIYAIDLDDMVDLGPEHTVQSERWFAERLSRVWHLADEALQQDISDEIHRLDLQAKSDELMQQSSRLVRYFGAIPAGRDIRIHLASEWSKVGRLAEAELIMLSPELEERNAQWSAPDALAIAAVPGNNSPDYDPHNWLGSNLRDYYSWPDGQVTSDITNGRATPVTSTNSVPYNRGRNTPTLRTEVSSQTCGVELAGPNLLAIAHAGVPQLFAWNPLGELTHGVPLPMAGLQNSNSTEELRSIRFGHFIVLGLNNEVATIDLRPNPGEQGMRLWATDPDPRMRAQTLRMIQLQNRGLVQGAFIPSQADMNTESNSPSGELCHASPLGVVLRKDDQVSCYNPADGQLVWSRQGLPTGGTCFGDSHHLLMQAEGEIEGVVISMIDGSTIGEWRSPEGKRQLTVGRNLVVSLYKSGHRQIQVIDTLTSEVLVEREYSSTTKVASFASKLLAAMDSEGHLEVIDCESGSVLFERDLEPEQGLESIHPLLCGDLLVVGTNSKSAAEYNTAGNRPMDNAPLLTGHVYALDPTTGEPRWSQPATVKGQGLWMLQPTGSPVLVFVSRYADDNTSNQSGNTHLLCLDKRTGRSLFRDNGLREVQNQPMAMRINHGKVPAVEIDLRQSQVTLEFTDAPRAPEPVALAEVEGAQKSLSAGIFGLLRRSLGGSLNDSPSGDVDVDD comes from the coding sequence ATGGTTGCCATCAATGGGGTTCCGGTAACGGTTATCGCCCAGGTGGTGCCAGCCCAAGACGCCGGCGACGAAGTTGCCGAAGAGCCAGAAGAAGCCAGCGATCTGCACTCGCTCTACTATTCGGCCCATCTTCCAACGAACCGTCGTCTGTCGCAGGACCTCCGGCAGGCCAAGCAGTTGATCGATGCGGGACGCTACAGCGAAGCGTTGCCACTGATCGACCGCGTTCTGGAGGCCGAGGAGGACAACTTTGAGCTCGCCAGCAGTCGCGGCGCGGACGACGTGGTTCAGGGGCTCAAACAATATGTCCAAAAGCTGCTCAGCGAATTACCACCCGCTGGAGTCGCAGCCCTTGAACTCGATCAAGGGGTGAAAGCTCGGCGAGAACTCGATGCTGCCGTGTCGGCTGGCGAGATTGCCGAACTGGCCCGCATCGCCCGGCGATATCCCATGACCGAAGCAGCCGTCGAAGCTCGATTGATGCTGGCCCAGATGAATCTGGATAAGGGGCATTACGATACGGCCGCCGGAGTGTACGAACAATTGCTCGGTTGGTCGAAGGCCGCCCAGCGGTACTCGCCACTGATCGCAGCCCGACTGGCATGGTGCAATGCCGCGATGGGGAATACGCAGGGACTCAACAGAAGCATCGAGCGACTGCGGGCGATGAAGTCTCCCAGCGAACGAGCAGAACTGGCTCGCTTGCTCGGCACCGATAACACGGAGAACTGGCTCACCGAACTGAAAACCTATGCCGCGCAGCCGAGTCGCTTGCCGATGCCGGCTGGCTGGTTGGTGGATGGTCGCAGCGCATCACGCAATCCGTTGGTCAATGTAAGTCCTGTACCCCACCTTTGGCCGGCCTGGGAAGCTCGCACGGTGAAAGAAACCAACGTGGCCGAGCGCCTGCAGTCGCGAGTCGACTGGCAGCATCGCCATGGCGCTGCGTGGGGCTTAGTCTCCAGCCCGGTCGCGGTCGGCAATCATGTCGTCATTCGTACCCCTACGAATCTGGTTGCCATCGATTGGCAGACCGGGCGTCGCGTTTGGGAAACTCGTCCCGATTCGGTGGAAGACGACAAAAACACGATTCAGCTGCAGTACCAGTCGAACAACAACCAGTCGATCGTAGCGCTCGACGCCACCGATCAACGACTCTGGTTAGATTCGGTTTACGGGGCCATCAGCAGCGACGGCCAGCGAGTGTATGCCATTCGCAACCTCGAGAGCATCAACATGCGGTCGGCCAACCGTTACCGCGTGCAGGGGCTGTTCCGTACAGGCCAAGAGTTCGAAGAGCCAGGCAACACGCTCACCGCCTTCGATCTGCGCACCGAAGGGAAGCGGGTGTGGGAGATCAATGGCGAGAACAACAAAGAACTCACTGGATGCTTCTTCCTTGGCCCACCGTTGGCCGAAGGGGACTCGCTGTTCGTGATTGCCGAGTTCGTAAACTCCATCCATCTCATTCAACTCAACGCCCGCACTGGTGAGCTGGAGTGGAAGCAGCCGCTCGCGAACCTTGAGCGAAGCGTGTTGCTCGACGTCGGCCGGCGGCTCGCAGGGGCGACCCCCACGCTGGCAGGTGGGCTCGTGCTCTGCCCGACCGGCGCCGGCAGCGTTGTGGCCGTCGATCCGATCGATCGGAGTCTCCGCTGGGTGTTCCGCTTCGAAGTCGACGAGTCGGTGGCCAATCGTAACAACCTGCGTCAAACCTTCGGAGTTTACCAGCCACGGCTGACCACCGGATGGCAACGTAACCGCGTGCTCGTGACCGACGGTTCGGTACTGATCACTGCACCGGAGTGCGAGGATCTGTACTGCCTAGACCTGTATACCGGCGAGAAGCAATGGTCGCTCGAGCGTGGGTCACTAACTCAACTTGTCGGCGTCGCCGACGAAACTGTTGTACTAGCGGGCGGGACCCAATTCTCGCTGGTCGAACTAGAGAGCGGCAAACCAGCATCCGGCGAGTCGGACATTAAACTCCCCGAAGAAGTCGCCATCGCTGGCACCGCGTTGTTATCGAAGGGCGAAGTGGTGGCTCCTCTGTCGAATAGTCAGGTGGTCGTCATCGATCTGAGCAAACGCGAAATTGCCTACACATTGGATCTTCGTGAGTGCGACGCTATAGGCAACTTGGCCTACCATCGTGGCTCGATCCTATCGCAGTCGGCGACCACGCTCACCAAGTTTGATCGCCTGGAGTTGCTTGAAGAACAACTAGCTGCTGCCGAGGCTGATAACCAGGTAACCGCCGAAAGCCTCCGCATCGGCGGCGAACTGGCGTGGGCCAACGACGAGCTCGACCAGGCCATTCAGTTGCTGCAAGAATCGTATCGAATGACGCCAAACGATCCATTGATTCGTCATCGCTTAACCTCAGCGTTGGTCGAAGCGATGCGAGCCGATTACACTCGCTTCGGCAGCTATACGCAATTGCTCGAGGAGCTCTCGACCGACACCCGGCAACGGCTGGAACTCTACCGGTTTAGCACTGATGGAGCGCTGGCCGCAGGCGACGCAACCGCGGCGTTTGCCTTCTTGCGAGAGATCTATGCCATCGATCTCGACGACATGGTAGACCTCGGGCCGGAACATACCGTGCAGTCGGAACGCTGGTTTGCCGAGCGACTCAGCCGAGTCTGGCATCTTGCCGACGAAGCCTTGCAACAAGACATTAGCGACGAGATTCACCGTCTCGACCTGCAAGCGAAGTCGGATGAATTGATGCAGCAAAGCTCGCGATTGGTCCGATACTTCGGAGCCATTCCCGCGGGTCGAGACATTCGCATCCACTTGGCGAGCGAATGGTCGAAAGTCGGACGTCTTGCCGAGGCTGAGCTGATCATGCTCTCTCCTGAATTAGAGGAGCGAAATGCTCAATGGAGCGCCCCCGACGCCTTGGCCATCGCCGCGGTGCCAGGCAATAACTCGCCCGACTACGATCCGCATAACTGGCTCGGATCCAATCTACGCGACTATTACTCTTGGCCCGATGGGCAGGTCACCAGTGACATTACCAACGGTCGGGCGACTCCGGTCACCTCCACGAATTCGGTGCCATACAACCGCGGCCGAAATACTCCTACGCTTCGCACCGAAGTGAGCTCGCAAACATGCGGGGTCGAGTTGGCGGGCCCCAACCTGCTGGCGATCGCCCACGCGGGCGTACCGCAACTCTTTGCTTGGAACCCCCTTGGCGAACTCACGCATGGCGTGCCGCTGCCAATGGCTGGACTGCAGAATTCGAACTCCACAGAAGAGCTTCGCTCGATCCGTTTTGGGCACTTCATTGTGCTGGGTCTCAACAACGAGGTGGCGACCATCGACCTGCGTCCCAATCCGGGTGAGCAAGGCATGCGACTGTGGGCCACCGATCCCGATCCGCGGATGCGCGCACAAACCTTGCGAATGATTCAGTTGCAAAATCGTGGTCTGGTACAGGGGGCTTTCATTCCCTCGCAGGCCGACATGAACACCGAGAGCAATAGCCCCAGCGGCGAGCTTTGCCATGCATCGCCTTTGGGAGTCGTGCTTCGCAAGGATGACCAAGTCTCCTGCTACAACCCGGCCGATGGCCAGCTGGTGTGGTCGCGTCAGGGCCTTCCAACCGGCGGCACCTGCTTTGGCGACTCGCACCACCTACTCATGCAGGCGGAAGGGGAAATCGAAGGCGTAGTCATCTCGATGATCGACGGCTCGACCATCGGAGAGTGGCGTTCCCCCGAAGGTAAACGACAGCTCACTGTCGGTCGCAATCTTGTAGTCTCCCTTTACAAGTCAGGGCATCGTCAGATCCAAGTAATCGATACGCTGACGAGCGAAGTACTCGTTGAGCGTGAGTATTCCAGCACCACGAAAGTTGCTTCGTTTGCTTCGAAGCTGCTGGCCGCCATGGACTCCGAAGGGCACCTGGAAGTAATCGACTGCGAGTCGGGCAGCGTGCTGTTCGAAAGAGACCTGGAACCTGAACAGGGACTCGAGAGTATCCATCCGCTGCTCTGTGGCGATCTCCTCGTGGTCGGTACTAACTCGAAGTCGGCCGCCGAGTACAACACCGCCGGCAATCGGCCGATGGATAACGCCCCATTGCTCACGGGACATGTCTACGCATTAGATCCCACGACCGGGGAGCCTCGCTGGTCGCAGCCCGCTACGGTCAAAGGGCAGGGGCTCTGGATGCTGCAACCGACCGGTTCGCCGGTGCTGGTATTCGTGAGTCGGTATGCCGACGACAACACCAGTAATCAATCGGGCAACACCCATTTGCTCTGCCTGGATAAGCGAACCGGCCGCAGTTTATTCCGTGATAATGGACTTCGCGAGGTTCAAAATCAGCCGATGGCCATGCGTATTAACCACGGCAAGGTTCCCGCGGTAGAAATTGATTTACGCCAATCGCAAGTTACGCTAGAGTTTACCGATGCGCCCCGAGCGCCTGAGCCGGTCGCCTTGGCAGAAGTGGAAGGAGCCCAAAAAAGCCTTAGTGCTGGTATATTTGGTCTATTGCGGCGGTCACTCGGAGGATCGTTGAATGACTCGCCGTCGGGGGATGTGGATGTCGACGACTAA